One window of the Methanocaldococcus vulcanius M7 genome contains the following:
- a CDS encoding PRC-barrel domain-containing protein encodes MAIRVSDILDKPIYTTTAVYVGKVYDVMLDLNKGVIAGLIVSDVQNGCLKDYVADPSKKVVLPFNLITAIGNIILVKPPAETGYGFLKK; translated from the coding sequence ATGGCAATTAGGGTTAGTGATATTTTAGATAAGCCGATATATACAACAACCGCAGTTTACGTTGGAAAGGTGTATGATGTGATGCTGGATTTGAATAAAGGCGTTATTGCGGGTTTGATCGTTTCAGATGTTCAAAATGGATGTTTAAAGGACTATGTTGCAGATCCATCAAAAAAGGTAGTTTTGCCATTCAACTTAATAACTGCTATTGGAAACATAATATTGGTAAAACCACCGGCTGAAACAGGATACGGCTTTCTAAAAAAATAA
- a CDS encoding aspartate dehydrogenase, whose product MLKIGIVGCGAIGTFISKKVADGTIKNTKIVALYDRNIEKAISLSNIVKAKICRDVDELVRGDLDLVIESASVHAVEEVAEKSLKNGKDVLIMSVGALADKELFLKLKKLAKSENRKIYLPSGAIGGLDAIKALKLGEIKEVVLKTTKPVCALKDALKNLGYEPEKIKEEVMVYEGDVFEAIKNFPANINVAVVLSIATEYSAKVVIVADPKIKLNRHEIFVKSSIGTLKVCVENVPFEENPKTSALAAYSAVRLIMDLAEPIKVGT is encoded by the coding sequence ATGCTTAAAATTGGAATAGTTGGCTGTGGTGCAATTGGCACTTTTATTTCAAAAAAAGTGGCGGATGGAACTATAAAAAATACGAAAATAGTTGCTCTTTATGATAGAAACATAGAAAAAGCAATATCTCTTTCAAACATCGTTAAAGCAAAAATATGTAGGGATGTTGATGAATTGGTTAGGGGGGATTTAGATCTTGTGATTGAATCCGCTTCCGTTCATGCTGTTGAAGAGGTTGCTGAAAAATCTTTAAAAAATGGAAAAGATGTGTTAATAATGAGTGTAGGTGCCTTAGCAGATAAAGAGTTATTTTTAAAACTTAAAAAATTGGCTAAAAGTGAAAATAGAAAAATTTATCTTCCATCAGGCGCTATTGGAGGATTAGATGCAATAAAAGCGCTAAAATTAGGAGAAATTAAAGAGGTAGTGTTAAAAACTACTAAACCTGTATGTGCATTAAAAGATGCGTTAAAAAATCTCGGATATGAGCCAGAAAAAATAAAAGAAGAAGTTATGGTTTATGAAGGGGATGTTTTTGAGGCAATAAAAAATTTTCCAGCAAACATAAACGTTGCCGTAGTTCTTTCGATAGCAACTGAATATTCTGCAAAGGTGGTTATTGTAGCAGATCCAAAAATAAAATTAAACAGACATGAGATATTTGTAAAAAGCTCTATTGGAACATTAAAAGTTTGTGTAGAGAATGTTCCATTTGAAGAAAACCCAAAAACCTCTGCACTTGCCGCCTACTCTGCTGTTAGGTTGATCATGGATCTGGCAGAGCCCATAAAAGTCGGAACGTAA
- a CDS encoding bifunctional NADP phosphatase/NAD kinase encodes MEGLKIATKVVNEIDRKIKPLIGWEKADEIIKIGADGTPTKRIDLIAENIAINILEKFSGGILISEEIGIRTFGRNLDYIVILDPIDGTYNALKSIPIYSTSIALAEIKGKDKKVIREHLENIEWIKNFIASNYTINDLNIGVVKNLATGDLYYGVKGEGSFLEKDGEKIKIKVENKNDLKEASVGLFVYGLSNDLLEFLKERKVRRVRLFGSMALEMCYVVSGSLDAYININENSRLCDIAGAYVICKEGNAVITNKNGKPLNMKLNLMEKTSLIVSNKHLNRKLIALFGNRWAIKPTKFGIIVREDKKEAVNLSIEVCKYLDKRGIPYYVEPFLRAKVGGNPLNISEISHIIAIGGDGTILKASKLVDGETIPIIAVNMGKVGFLAEFYEDEIFKVIDQVISGNYEIEKRSKLSCKIIKNSQYNPNKTHETIKTPSALNEMVVITKNPAKILEFDVYINDTLVENVRADGIIISTPTGSTAYSLSAGGPIVEPSVDCFIISPICPFKLSSRPLVVSASNKIKLRLKLEKPALLVIDGSVEYEIGKDDCLIFEKSDDYAYFVKGKSFYDKLDRCLGLK; translated from the coding sequence ATGGAAGGTCTCAAAATTGCTACAAAAGTCGTTAATGAAATCGACAGAAAAATAAAACCACTGATTGGGTGGGAAAAGGCAGATGAAATAATTAAAATCGGTGCAGATGGAACCCCAACAAAAAGAATCGACTTAATTGCTGAAAACATTGCCATCAACATATTAGAGAAGTTTAGTGGTGGGATCTTAATAAGTGAAGAGATCGGAATAAGGACTTTTGGTAGGAACTTAGATTATATTGTAATATTAGACCCAATAGACGGGACATACAACGCTTTAAAATCTATTCCCATATATTCAACCTCCATAGCACTTGCAGAGATAAAAGGGAAGGATAAAAAAGTAATAAGAGAGCATTTAGAAAATATAGAATGGATAAAAAATTTTATCGCCAGTAATTATACAATAAATGATCTAAACATTGGTGTCGTGAAAAATTTAGCTACGGGAGATTTATACTACGGCGTTAAAGGAGAAGGAAGCTTTTTAGAAAAAGACGGGGAAAAAATAAAAATTAAAGTTGAAAATAAGAATGACTTAAAAGAGGCCTCTGTTGGATTGTTTGTTTATGGATTATCAAATGATTTATTGGAGTTTTTAAAAGAAAGAAAAGTAAGAAGAGTTAGATTATTTGGATCTATGGCTTTGGAAATGTGTTATGTTGTTAGCGGATCCTTAGATGCTTATATAAATATAAATGAAAACTCTCGGCTCTGTGATATTGCAGGAGCATACGTTATTTGTAAAGAAGGAAATGCAGTGATAACAAATAAAAACGGAAAACCACTAAATATGAAATTAAACCTAATGGAAAAAACATCACTAATTGTCAGTAATAAACATTTAAACAGAAAATTAATCGCCTTATTTGGAAATAGATGGGCAATAAAGCCCACAAAATTTGGAATTATCGTTAGGGAGGATAAAAAAGAAGCCGTCAATTTATCAATTGAAGTATGCAAATACTTGGATAAAAGAGGGATTCCCTACTATGTTGAACCCTTCCTAAGAGCAAAAGTTGGAGGAAATCCACTAAACATTTCGGAAATATCTCACATAATAGCCATCGGAGGAGATGGAACTATATTAAAAGCTTCCAAACTCGTTGATGGAGAAACAATACCAATAATTGCCGTAAATATGGGAAAAGTCGGATTTTTAGCAGAATTTTACGAGGATGAGATTTTTAAAGTAATAGATCAAGTTATATCTGGAAATTACGAAATTGAAAAAAGAAGTAAATTATCATGTAAAATAATAAAGAATAGTCAATACAATCCAAATAAAACCCATGAAACAATAAAAACCCCATCTGCTTTAAATGAAATGGTAGTCATTACCAAAAATCCAGCTAAAATATTAGAATTTGATGTATACATCAATGATACACTTGTTGAAAACGTAAGAGCGGATGGAATAATCATCTCTACCCCAACAGGATCCACTGCCTATTCTCTAAGTGCAGGAGGGCCAATAGTAGAACCAAGCGTTGATTGCTTTATAATATCTCCAATTTGCCCGTTTAAACTATCTTCAAGACCTTTGGTTGTTTCTGCATCCAATAAAATAAAATTAAGGTTAAAATTAGAAAAACCCGCCTTATTAGTTATAGATGGAAGTGTAGAATATGAAATCGGAAAAGATGACTGCTTAATATTCGAGAAATCTGACGATTATGCCTATTTTGTAAAAGGAAAAAGTTTCTATGATAAATTAGATAGATGCTTAGGATTAAAGTGA
- the mfnD gene encoding tyramine--L-glutamate ligase: MILFFEYALAVGFKDRCILKEGKMMFNTLISQFLNVDDVLCLINKEFSQLFTETDIMHKNNDKTKKNKNNLNILEINNNLEKQLENALNNENIDYALIIAPEEEGILKNLTKILERYNNVKNLGSSSKAIEIAGNKYLTYKKIKNYVKTPKTFPPRRYVIKKIDGCGGKYELVNEGSIIQEYIEGETLSVSLIVGKNIYPISLNRQYINEKGFVGADVNIEHELKEEIFSESIKAVNCIDGLNGYVGVDIIVNEDEVYVVEINPRITTSICGIDTDPSLAELLIKNANGEELNFKVRGRCFKVEK, from the coding sequence GTGATTCTGTTCTTTGAATATGCATTGGCTGTGGGATTTAAAGACAGATGTATTTTAAAAGAAGGAAAAATGATGTTTAACACCCTAATCTCACAATTTTTAAACGTCGATGATGTTCTCTGCCTAATTAACAAAGAATTTTCACAACTTTTTACTGAAACCGATATTATGCATAAAAATAATGATAAAACTAAAAAAAATAAAAACAATCTAAATATCTTAGAAATCAATAACAATTTAGAGAAACAATTAGAAAATGCCTTGAATAATGAGAATATTGATTATGCATTAATAATCGCTCCAGAAGAAGAGGGAATTTTGAAAAATTTGACTAAAATTTTAGAAAGATATAACAATGTTAAAAACCTTGGATCGTCATCAAAGGCCATTGAAATTGCAGGAAATAAGTATTTAACTTATAAAAAAATAAAAAATTATGTAAAAACTCCAAAGACCTTTCCCCCAAGGAGATATGTTATAAAAAAAATAGACGGATGTGGAGGGAAATATGAACTTGTTAATGAAGGATCTATAATTCAAGAATATATAGAAGGAGAAACATTATCCGTCTCTTTAATAGTTGGAAAGAATATATATCCAATCTCTTTAAATAGGCAATATATTAATGAAAAGGGATTTGTTGGGGCAGATGTTAATATAGAACATGAGTTAAAAGAAGAGATCTTTTCAGAATCAATTAAAGCAGTTAACTGCATAGATGGACTTAATGGATATGTCGGAGTTGATATTATAGTAAATGAAGATGAAGTTTATGTTGTGGAGATAAATCCAAGAATAACCACGAGTATATGTGGAATAGATACAGATCCAAGTTTAGCAGAGTTATTAATAAAAAATGCAAATGGAGAGGAATTAAATTTTAAAGTCCGAGGTAGATGTTTTAAAGTGGAAAAATAA
- a CDS encoding deoxyhypusine synthase has product MSNPKDIVLKESEDIGGLEIEGPWLEDDITLDKIIKNYYLKIGFQASHIGKAIEIWKKIEEKRKKGEEITVFFGYTSNIVSSGLREIIAYLAKYKKIDVIVTTAGGVEEDFIKCLKPFILGDWKANGKLLREKGINRIGNIFVPNDRYIAFEEYMMEFFESLLKSQRESGEIITTSEFCYKLGEFLDKKLNTKEKEKSILYWAYKNNIPIFCPAITDGSIGDMLYFFKKYNKDKELKIDIANDIVKLNDLAINSKETACIVLGGSLPKHSIINANLFREGTDYAIYITTALPWDGSLSGAPPEEGVSWGKIGAEADYVEIWADATIVFPLLVYCVMK; this is encoded by the coding sequence ATGTCAAACCCTAAAGATATAGTTCTAAAAGAGAGTGAGGATATAGGGGGTTTAGAGATCGAGGGGCCGTGGTTAGAGGATGATATAACCTTAGATAAAATTATAAAAAACTACTATCTAAAAATTGGGTTTCAAGCATCACATATTGGAAAAGCAATTGAAATATGGAAAAAAATTGAAGAAAAGAGGAAAAAAGGAGAAGAAATAACAGTATTTTTTGGATACACATCAAATATTGTATCCTCTGGTCTTAGAGAGATTATTGCCTATCTTGCAAAATATAAAAAGATAGATGTTATAGTTACAACAGCAGGAGGCGTTGAAGAGGACTTTATAAAATGTTTAAAACCGTTTATATTGGGGGATTGGAAAGCAAACGGAAAGTTATTAAGGGAAAAGGGAATAAATAGAATAGGGAATATTTTTGTTCCAAACGATAGATATATAGCGTTTGAAGAGTATATGATGGAATTCTTCGAAAGTTTATTAAAATCCCAACGTGAAAGTGGAGAAATTATAACTACAAGTGAATTTTGCTATAAATTAGGAGAATTTTTAGATAAAAAATTAAACACCAAAGAAAAAGAGAAATCAATCCTATACTGGGCATATAAAAACAATATTCCAATATTCTGTCCAGCAATAACTGACGGTTCAATTGGGGATATGCTCTACTTTTTTAAAAAGTATAATAAAGATAAGGAGTTGAAAATCGATATTGCCAACGATATAGTAAAGTTAAACGATCTTGCTATAAACTCCAAAGAGACAGCGTGTATAGTTTTAGGTGGTTCTCTTCCAAAGCATAGTATTATAAATGCAAACCTATTTAGAGAAGGGACGGATTATGCAATATATATAACCACAGCTCTTCCTTGGGATGGTTCTTTAAGCGGAGCTCCTCCAGAAGAGGGAGTATCTTGGGGAAAAATTGGAGCTGAGGCGGATTATGTAGAAATTTGGGCAGATGCAACGATCGTATTTCCATTATTAGTTTACTGTGTAATGAAGTGA
- a CDS encoding glycosyltransferase family 9 protein yields the protein MAISILRKLDKYLGNFIILILTPTTSKKPRSEINLNTSKILIIRLWTLGESLLTLPMIKKLKENGYDISVLVTKRSKGVFENVDFVDEIIDLGDFFKIIKKFKKYDVVIDTEPYLNISAILGWFLGKKVVGFKGLFRDKLYDLKIEYIDKTHAVYNFCNMLRPFGIDYKPEKLIPLKYTEKDRENVDKLLKEYSLEDKKLIGIHCGTAETAPWRSWKKEKFAKLIEKLVEDGFYVILTGSKGDYKVNEKVLNLVDDRFNDKVFNFAGKTNLREFAYLLTKFEVFISNDTGPMHLSAAMETKTIGLFGPNLPERFAPFGRGNIAIYKADSLDCSPCINVHKGEFKECKLNGKCMDLIEVEDVYSAIINLVGK from the coding sequence ATGGCAATCTCAATACTAAGGAAATTAGACAAGTATTTAGGTAATTTTATAATTTTAATATTAACTCCCACTACTTCCAAAAAACCCAGAAGTGAAATTAACCTCAATACTTCAAAAATACTAATTATTAGATTATGGACTTTGGGGGAGAGTTTATTAACTCTTCCAATGATAAAGAAACTAAAAGAAAACGGGTATGATATTTCTGTTTTAGTAACAAAGAGAAGTAAAGGAGTTTTTGAAAATGTTGATTTTGTTGATGAAATTATTGATTTGGGAGATTTTTTTAAAATAATTAAAAAATTTAAAAAATACGATGTTGTTATTGATACGGAGCCGTATCTTAATATATCTGCCATATTAGGATGGTTTTTAGGAAAAAAGGTTGTAGGATTTAAAGGACTTTTTAGAGACAAATTGTATGATCTCAAAATTGAATATATCGATAAAACTCATGCTGTCTATAATTTTTGTAATATGTTAAGGCCGTTTGGAATTGATTATAAACCAGAAAAGTTGATTCCTTTAAAATATACTGAAAAAGACAGAGAGAATGTTGATAAATTGTTAAAAGAATATAGCTTAGAAGATAAAAAATTAATTGGCATTCATTGTGGAACTGCTGAAACAGCCCCATGGAGAAGTTGGAAAAAAGAAAAGTTTGCTAAATTGATTGAGAAATTAGTTGAAGATGGCTTTTATGTTATTTTAACTGGAAGTAAGGGAGATTATAAAGTAAATGAGAAAGTTTTAAATTTAGTTGATGATAGATTTAATGATAAAGTATTTAACTTTGCAGGTAAGACAAATTTAAGAGAGTTTGCTTATTTATTGACGAAATTTGAAGTTTTTATTTCTAATGACACAGGACCTATGCATCTAAGTGCTGCTATGGAAACTAAGACGATTGGCTTGTTTGGTCCGAATTTACCAGAGAGATTTGCTCCTTTTGGTAGGGGAAATATTGCTATTTATAAAGCAGATAGTTTAGATTGCTCTCCATGTATAAATGTTCATAAAGGAGAGTTTAAAGAATGTAAATTAAATGGGAAGTGTATGGATTTGATTGAAGTAGAGGATGTTTATAGTGCCATTATAAATTTGGTGGGAAAATGA
- a CDS encoding glycosyltransferase family 4 protein — MRICYIIDFFVPHYQGGGERRLYEIAKRMVKKGHDVDVLCMKIKNVPDYENIDGINVYHIGPTIKNPPYRSPLDFLKFIIAVFKWLMKNRYDVVDAQAFIPLVPASLCYIFRIQKNVIGTIHDVSQKKDKSQWLYYGNIAYFIEKFLYKLPFKKIITVSNIIKNILNEQYGIPNNKIYVVYNGVDLNLIDSIKVEDVDTNSIIFVGRLIPHKHVDDLIKAVSLIVKDIPEVKLKIIGDGIVRGELETLVKELKLENNVKFFGKLDDYKDVIREIKKSEVLVLPSTREGFGMVLVEANACYKPVIAYKSGGVIEVIDNNCNGFLMEERNIYELSEKIKFLLKNKNIAKEMGKCGRKKVERMFVWDRVVEEIEKVYKVHQN, encoded by the coding sequence ATGAGAATTTGCTATATCATTGATTTTTTCGTTCCTCATTATCAGGGTGGGGGTGAAAGGAGACTTTATGAAATAGCAAAAAGAATGGTTAAAAAAGGTCATGATGTAGATGTTTTGTGCATGAAAATTAAGAATGTTCCAGATTATGAAAATATTGATGGAATAAATGTTTACCATATAGGCCCAACAATAAAAAATCCTCCTTATAGGTCTCCATTAGATTTTTTGAAATTTATTATAGCAGTGTTTAAATGGTTAATGAAAAATAGATATGATGTTGTTGATGCTCAAGCATTTATTCCATTAGTTCCTGCATCTTTATGTTATATTTTTAGAATTCAGAAAAATGTTATTGGGACAATACATGATGTAAGTCAGAAAAAAGATAAAAGTCAGTGGTTGTATTATGGGAATATTGCATATTTCATTGAAAAATTTTTATATAAACTACCATTTAAAAAGATAATTACTGTTAGTAATATTATAAAGAATATTCTAAATGAACAGTATGGTATTCCAAATAATAAGATCTATGTAGTTTATAATGGTGTTGATTTAAACTTAATAGATTCTATAAAAGTTGAGGACGTTGATACAAATTCAATAATTTTTGTTGGAAGATTAATTCCACATAAACATGTTGATGATTTAATCAAGGCTGTATCTTTAATAGTTAAAGATATTCCAGAGGTAAAATTAAAGATAATAGGTGATGGTATCGTTAGGGGTGAATTGGAAACTTTAGTTAAAGAATTAAAATTAGAAAATAATGTCAAATTTTTTGGAAAATTAGACGATTATAAGGATGTAATTAGGGAAATAAAAAAATCTGAGGTTTTGGTTCTTCCATCTACACGAGAAGGATTTGGTATGGTTTTAGTGGAAGCTAATGCTTGCTACAAACCAGTAATTGCATATAAATCAGGAGGTGTTATTGAAGTTATTGACAATAATTGTAATGGTTTTTTGATGGAGGAGAGAAATATTTATGAACTAAGTGAAAAAATAAAATTTTTGCTGAAAAATAAAAATATTGCAAAAGAAATGGGAAAATGTGGAAGAAAAAAAGTTGAAAGAATGTTTGTATGGGATAGGGTTGTTGAAGAAATTGAGAAAGTGTATAAAGTTCATCAAAATTAA